GGGGCACTCTCGGGGAGAGGGTGCGGTGACCCCTaaccccgatcgggaacaccgtcGCCATCACCGCGGGGACCCGATTCGGGGAGGGGAATCGGCATGTATTCACCGCGTTGAATGGCACGAGTTTTGAGGAACGGTCGAATTTTAAACgctcaaatttaaaaaaaaaatcacttttttaaCAAATATAAATAACCACACCCACCACtaattttttatactctcaaaccacacccacttcactcATTTTTTTTACTCTCAAACCACACTCACATCACTAATTTTTTATACTTTCAAACCACACTCACTTCAAACCAagcaatggagaaccaaccccgcgaagccaagaaaaaaactaagggacggagctcgcaaccgtctcgtggtggttcgagcggtgcaagtgcacaaccacaaccccctttcggatatacttcacaacccccgtttttttccaacaaccttcacacccctccttttacaacacccaaccacccaaccttcaacccaatttcggctattttcaaaatttattatcaatggatgctcctcctcaatcccccgTCTTCGACCCATATGGTTTTCGTTCCTCACAAGTTCCATCTACACGAGGAAATGTtgaacgtcctctacctatttacgacgacgaggacgatgaggtagtgcctgaaactcaaaatttgggcgacgagAACGAGGACgatgaatataatgtggatgAAGACGCGGGCAACGAAGAAGATGACACTCGGGATAAAAAGGGAAAAATGGCGAGCGAAAAATGGACCAAGgtccaagaagaggcgttggcgaaggcgtgggtacattgctctaccaacaaaaagaagggcaatcaacaaaaccGCGATCGTTTTTGGCGTAAGATTTTTGATCATTTTAACGCCACCGTcggtggaagtaaccggaccgtgcatcaagtacg
This genomic stretch from Helianthus annuus cultivar XRQ/B chromosome 8, HanXRQr2.0-SUNRISE, whole genome shotgun sequence harbors:
- the LOC110872809 gene encoding glutathione S-transferase T3-like, which encodes MDAPPQSPVFDPYGFRSSQVPSTRGNVERPLPIYDDEDDEVVPETQNLGDENEDDEYNVDEDAGNEEDDTRDKKGKMASEKWTKVQEEALAKAWVHCSTNKKKGNQQNRDRFWRKIFDHFNATVGGSNRTVHQVRSKWGPMMTKINFFNGLYQQADRTRGSGCKDLNVMKAARRCSAKYVAVHPRPKARHR